The following are encoded together in the Streptomyces sp. NBC_00358 genome:
- the ccsB gene encoding c-type cytochrome biogenesis protein CcsB, which translates to MTDLATATNEHLANISNTLIYSAMAVYTLAFFAFIAEWLFGSRSKVARTANALTADGAKAAGAAPEVTVQKAGGTAVLERPKVVTRSAAGARDVPDGPGAHGGDEQGDLYGRIAVSLSVLAWAVEAAGVLARAMSVGRAPWGNMYEFNITFSTVAVAVFLVLLALKKDVRWLGLPLITTVLLDLGLAVTVLYTASDQLVPALHSYWLYIHVSTAILCGAVFYVGAVGTILYLFKDSYENKLVNGGQPGRFATSVMERLPAAASLDKFSYRVNAAVFPLWTFTIIAGAIWAGDAWGRYWGWDPKETWAFITWVAYACHLHARATAGWKGRKAAYIALIAFGCWLFNYYGVNIFVGGKHSYAGV; encoded by the coding sequence GTGACCGATCTGGCCACCGCGACCAACGAACACCTCGCCAACATCAGCAACACGCTGATCTACTCCGCGATGGCCGTCTACACCCTGGCCTTCTTCGCCTTCATCGCCGAGTGGCTCTTCGGCAGCCGCAGCAAGGTCGCCCGCACCGCCAACGCGCTCACCGCGGACGGTGCCAAGGCGGCCGGGGCGGCCCCCGAGGTCACCGTGCAGAAGGCCGGCGGAACCGCCGTGCTGGAGCGGCCGAAGGTCGTCACCCGGTCCGCCGCGGGCGCGCGCGACGTGCCCGACGGGCCCGGTGCGCACGGCGGGGACGAGCAGGGTGACCTCTACGGGCGTATCGCCGTGTCCCTCAGCGTGCTGGCGTGGGCCGTCGAGGCGGCCGGTGTGCTCGCCCGCGCGATGTCCGTGGGCCGGGCGCCGTGGGGCAACATGTACGAGTTCAACATCACCTTCTCCACCGTCGCCGTCGCGGTCTTCCTGGTCCTGCTCGCGCTCAAGAAGGACGTCCGCTGGCTCGGCCTCCCGCTGATCACCACGGTCCTCCTCGATCTCGGTCTCGCCGTCACCGTCCTGTACACCGCGAGCGACCAACTGGTCCCCGCGCTGCACTCGTACTGGCTGTACATCCACGTGTCGACCGCGATCCTGTGCGGCGCCGTCTTCTACGTGGGCGCCGTCGGCACGATCCTGTACCTCTTCAAGGACTCGTACGAGAACAAGCTCGTGAACGGCGGACAGCCCGGACGGTTCGCCACCTCCGTCATGGAGCGGCTGCCCGCCGCGGCCTCGCTCGACAAGTTCTCCTACCGCGTGAACGCCGCCGTCTTCCCGCTGTGGACGTTCACGATCATCGCGGGCGCGATCTGGGCGGGCGACGCCTGGGGCCGCTACTGGGGCTGGGACCCCAAGGAGACCTGGGCGTTCATCACCTGGGTCGCCTACGCCTGCCACCTGCACGCGCGCGCCACGGCCGGCTGGAAGGGCCGCAAGGCCGCCTACATCGCCCTGATCGCCTTCGGCTGCTGGCTGTTCAACTACTACGGCGTCAACATCTTCGTCGGAGGCAAGCACTCCTACGCGGGCGTCTGA
- the resB gene encoding cytochrome c biogenesis protein ResB yields the protein MSTTDTGNTSESPATSEDDGAPDPVGAKRHIGVSADGELGEAGSQLSTAPVETVVPGSFGGTRKPGAAGWLAWTAREVTGWARWFWRQLTSMRVALILLFLLSLGAIPGSLIPQSGTDAQKVAAFKAAHSVLGPVYDKLGLFHVYSSVWFSSIYILLFVSLIGCIVPRTWQFVGQLRGRPPGAPKRLTRLPAYATWRTAAEPEQVREIALKVLRQKRFRAHVDKDAVAAEKGYLRETGNLLFHMALIVMLVAFAWGQLFKSEGDKLIVEGDGFSNTLLSYDDFKSGNLFSTDDLTPFSFDLKNFTGTYERTGPNKGTPRRYQAAVTYSEGAYGKERKTLIKVNEPLVIGDTKVYLTAHGYAPTVTVRDGKGKVVFHDAVPLLPLDSNVTSQGAVKVMDGYRNAQGKSEQLGFSAFFVPTFAGAGKGDMFSQFPALDYPVLALSGFHGSLGVDAGLPQNVYQLETTHMKQFKDAKGAIVKARLRPGETMTLPGGAGSITFDKDIKEWANFQVTQQPGSVWALAGAFTAIFGLAGSLFIQRRRVWVRATTGPDGVTVVEMAGLGRSESAKLPEELGDLAALVHEQAPTKPDEDAAPTDADAEPPVPAAEGSKKQ from the coding sequence ATGAGCACGACCGACACCGGCAACACGTCCGAGTCCCCCGCGACTTCGGAGGACGACGGCGCGCCGGACCCGGTGGGCGCCAAGCGGCACATCGGGGTGAGTGCCGACGGCGAACTCGGCGAGGCCGGGTCGCAGCTGTCCACCGCGCCCGTGGAGACGGTGGTGCCCGGCTCCTTCGGCGGCACCCGCAAGCCCGGCGCCGCGGGGTGGCTCGCCTGGACCGCCCGTGAAGTGACGGGCTGGGCCCGCTGGTTCTGGCGCCAGCTCACGTCGATGCGGGTCGCCCTGATCCTGCTCTTCCTGCTGTCGCTCGGCGCCATCCCCGGATCGCTGATCCCGCAGTCCGGCACCGACGCCCAGAAGGTGGCGGCCTTCAAGGCCGCGCACAGCGTCCTCGGACCCGTCTACGACAAGCTCGGGCTGTTCCACGTGTACAGCTCGGTGTGGTTCTCCTCGATCTACATCCTGCTGTTCGTCTCGCTCATCGGCTGCATCGTGCCCCGCACCTGGCAGTTCGTCGGGCAGTTGCGCGGCCGTCCGCCGGGCGCCCCCAAGCGGCTGACCCGGCTGCCCGCGTACGCGACCTGGCGCACCGCGGCGGAACCCGAGCAGGTCCGCGAGATCGCGCTGAAGGTGCTCAGGCAGAAGCGGTTCAGGGCGCACGTCGACAAGGACGCCGTAGCCGCGGAGAAGGGCTATCTGCGCGAGACCGGCAACCTGCTGTTCCACATGGCGCTGATCGTGATGCTCGTCGCCTTCGCCTGGGGCCAGCTCTTCAAGTCCGAGGGCGACAAGCTGATCGTCGAGGGCGACGGCTTCTCCAACACGCTCCTGTCCTACGACGACTTCAAGTCCGGCAACCTCTTCAGCACCGACGACCTGACCCCGTTCAGCTTCGATCTGAAGAACTTCACCGGCACCTACGAGCGGACCGGCCCCAACAAGGGCACGCCCCGCAGGTACCAGGCGGCCGTCACCTACAGCGAGGGTGCCTACGGCAAGGAGCGCAAGACGCTCATCAAGGTCAACGAGCCGCTGGTGATCGGTGACACGAAGGTCTATCTCACCGCCCACGGCTACGCGCCCACCGTGACCGTCCGGGACGGCAAGGGCAAGGTCGTCTTCCACGACGCCGTGCCGCTGCTGCCGCTCGACTCCAACGTCACCTCGCAGGGCGCCGTCAAGGTCATGGACGGCTACAGGAACGCGCAGGGCAAGAGCGAACAGCTCGGCTTCTCCGCCTTCTTCGTGCCGACGTTCGCCGGGGCGGGCAAGGGCGACATGTTCTCCCAGTTCCCCGCGCTCGACTATCCGGTGCTCGCGCTGAGCGGCTTCCACGGAAGCCTCGGGGTCGACGCGGGCCTGCCGCAGAACGTGTACCAGCTCGAAACCACCCACATGAAGCAGTTCAAGGACGCCAAGGGCGCGATCGTCAAGGCGCGGCTGCGTCCCGGCGAGACGATGACGCTTCCGGGCGGCGCCGGGTCGATCACCTTCGACAAGGACATCAAGGAGTGGGCGAACTTCCAGGTCACCCAGCAGCCCGGCAGTGTCTGGGCGCTGGCCGGGGCGTTCACCGCGATCTTCGGACTCGCCGGTTCGCTGTTCATCCAGCGCCGCCGTGTCTGGGTGCGGGCGACCACCGGCCCTGACGGCGTCACCGTCGTCGAGATGGCCGGGCTCGGCCGCAGCGAGTCCGCGAAGCTTCCCGAGGAGCTCGGCGACCTGGCCGCGCTCGTGCACGAACAGGCACCCACCAAGCCCGACGAAGACGCGGCACCCACCGACGCCGACGCCGAACCCCCCGTACCCGCCGCTGAAGGGTCCAAGAAGCAGTGA